From [Chlorobium] sp. 445, one genomic window encodes:
- the secF gene encoding protein translocase subunit SecF: protein MRFLEKANFDFIGKRKAAYYISLGFLVIGLASILVRGFQLGIDFKGGTEVVVGFTNPVDIGQIRKTIYAEGISGQIKEYGSPREIILTTDFQGELNDLQSTLTRILTRDFKDNPHEILRIDSVGPSIADDLRGSAISAILGALAIILIYVGIRFEFKFAAAGVLAIFHDVLVVASLFSLLGGLFNAMPLEVDQSTIAAFLTIVGYSITDTVVVYDRIRENIKIRRNEPYEKIFNDSLNETLSRTIITSTTTLLTVIVLFIFAGPTIRSFAFAIGMGILIGTYSSVFVAAPLVLDWQLRTGGKLKLRG from the coding sequence ATGCGTTTCTTAGAAAAGGCAAATTTTGACTTCATTGGCAAGCGTAAAGCGGCCTACTACATCTCACTGGGGTTTCTGGTCATTGGTCTGGCCTCGATCCTCGTGCGCGGCTTTCAACTCGGCATTGACTTCAAGGGAGGCACAGAAGTCGTGGTTGGCTTTACTAATCCGGTCGACATCGGTCAGATTCGCAAAACCATTTATGCTGAAGGTATCAGTGGGCAAATCAAAGAATACGGCTCGCCACGCGAGATTATCTTAACTACGGACTTTCAGGGCGAACTCAACGATTTGCAAAGCACGCTGACACGCATCCTCACACGTGACTTCAAGGATAATCCACACGAGATTTTGCGCATTGATTCCGTCGGTCCTAGCATTGCTGACGATTTGCGCGGCTCTGCTATCAGCGCCATTCTGGGTGCACTTGCCATCATTCTAATTTACGTTGGCATTCGCTTTGAGTTTAAGTTCGCTGCTGCTGGTGTACTTGCGATTTTTCACGACGTACTCGTGGTTGCCAGCCTATTTAGCTTGCTCGGCGGACTCTTTAACGCCATGCCTCTTGAAGTCGACCAAAGTACCATTGCGGCATTTCTCACAATTGTGGGCTACTCGATTACAGATACTGTCGTTGTCTATGACCGCATTCGTGAGAACATTAAAATTCGCCGCAATGAACCTTATGAGAAAATTTTTAACGATAGCCTTAACGAAACGCTCAGCCGTACGATTATTACCTCAACGACTACGCTACTCACGGTAATTGTCTTGTTTATCTTTGCTGGTCCTACCATTCGCAGTTTTGCTTTTGCAATTGGAATGGGTATTTTGATTGGCACCTATTCATCGGTATTTGTGGCTGCGCCACTTGTTCTGGATTGGCAACTGCGCACAGGTGGCAAACTCAAACTCCGTGGCTAA
- a CDS encoding anti-anti-sigma factor, whose translation MKFSEKVIGSTVVISLEGDVLGGPGANELLNRLRELIASGKKHLIIDLAKVEYMNSSGLGMMTSALTTVRNAGGDLRLANPAERIKSLLVITKLVQVFQTFDSLDAAVASFS comes from the coding sequence ATGAAATTTTCAGAAAAAGTGATTGGCTCGACGGTCGTCATTTCCCTCGAAGGCGATGTACTGGGCGGACCAGGCGCTAACGAACTGCTCAATCGCCTGCGCGAACTTATCGCCTCTGGCAAAAAACATCTCATTATCGACCTTGCTAAAGTCGAGTACATGAATTCGTCAGGCTTGGGCATGATGACTTCCGCATTGACCACCGTGCGCAATGCTGGCGGCGACTTGCGCCTTGCCAATCCCGCAGAGCGAATCAAAAGCCTGCTTGTGATTACCAAACTCGTTCAAGTCTTCCAGACTTTTGACTCGCTTGATGCCGCTGTAGCCAGCTTCAGCTAA
- a CDS encoding acetyl-CoA carboxylase carboxyl transferase subunit alpha translates to MAKVILDFEKPIAELEAKLNEMRQFALQNGNGKTEELARDIEQLEAKVQDLRISVYKNLTRWQRVQLARHPERPYTLDYIYMMTQDFMELSGDRAFGDDKAIVGGLARMVDDDHHFSQTVMIIGHQKGRDTKSNIFRNFGMANPEGYRKALRLMKLAEKFKKPVITLIDTPGAFPGIEAEERGQAEAIARNLFEMARLRTPIIAVIIGEGASGGAIGIGVGNRVLMLENAWYSVISPESCSSILWRSWSFKEQAAEALKLTAADLIEYGIIDRIVPEPIGGAHHNPEQVAATLKRILIEELQELMKKSPEQLVNERIEKFAKMGVWREE, encoded by the coding sequence ATGGCAAAAGTCATTCTGGATTTTGAAAAACCTATTGCAGAACTTGAGGCCAAACTCAACGAAATGCGCCAGTTTGCTTTGCAAAATGGGAATGGCAAAACGGAGGAATTAGCGCGCGACATTGAGCAACTCGAAGCTAAAGTTCAAGATTTGCGCATCTCGGTCTACAAAAACCTTACGCGCTGGCAACGTGTACAACTGGCTCGCCATCCCGAGCGCCCCTATACGCTGGATTACATTTACATGATGACACAAGACTTTATGGAACTCTCTGGCGACCGTGCCTTCGGTGATGATAAAGCAATTGTTGGCGGTCTGGCACGCATGGTCGATGACGATCATCACTTTTCGCAAACGGTGATGATTATCGGTCATCAAAAAGGGCGTGATACCAAATCGAATATCTTTCGCAATTTTGGCATGGCGAATCCCGAGGGCTATCGTAAAGCGTTGCGTCTGATGAAACTTGCCGAAAAGTTCAAGAAGCCTGTCATTACGCTTATCGATACGCCGGGTGCATTTCCGGGCATTGAAGCTGAGGAGCGTGGACAAGCAGAAGCGATTGCTCGCAATCTCTTTGAAATGGCACGCCTGCGTACTCCTATTATTGCTGTGATTATCGGCGAGGGGGCTTCAGGTGGTGCTATCGGCATTGGTGTCGGCAACCGCGTCTTGATGCTTGAGAATGCTTGGTATTCGGTCATCTCACCTGAAAGTTGCTCTTCCATTCTCTGGCGCAGTTGGTCGTTCAAAGAGCAAGCGGCTGAAGCGCTCAAACTCACGGCAGCTGACCTTATTGAGTACGGTATTATCGACCGTATCGTGCCCGAACCCATTGGCGGTGCACATCACAATCCTGAACAAGTTGCAGCAACCCTAAAACGCATCCTGATTGAAGAATTGCAGGAACTGATGAAGAAATCGCCTGAGCAGCTTGTCAATGAGCGTATTGAGAAGTTTGCGAAGATGGGCGTATGGAGAGAGGAGTAA
- a CDS encoding thioesterase: protein MERGVMLRSPRHVFTYTLRVIYAHTDQMQVVYYARYFEFLEAARNELLRSCGFAYKALEAYGVRLPVVSAHLDYLAPARYDDELLIETHISKLENVRVTLSYQGFEQQTRQKLFEGYTIHAFVNQAGKLTRAPQAFFRGVKTLCRLN, encoded by the coding sequence ATGGAGAGAGGAGTAATGTTGCGCTCGCCACGCCATGTTTTTACTTACACATTGCGCGTGATTTATGCGCACACTGATCAGATGCAAGTTGTCTACTACGCGCGTTATTTTGAATTTCTGGAAGCCGCGCGCAACGAGTTGCTCCGCAGTTGTGGCTTTGCCTACAAAGCGTTGGAAGCGTACGGGGTGCGGCTCCCCGTTGTCTCTGCCCACTTAGACTATCTTGCTCCAGCACGCTACGATGATGAACTTCTTATCGAAACCCACATCTCAAAGCTCGAAAATGTGCGCGTTACGCTCTCGTACCAAGGCTTTGAGCAGCAGACACGTCAAAAACTCTTTGAAGGCTATACCATTCACGCTTTTGTCAATCAAGCTGGCAAACTGACTCGAGCACCACAAGCGTTTTTTAGAGGCGTTAAAACCTTATGTCGACTAAACTGA
- a CDS encoding mannose-1-phosphate guanyltransferase yields MIGQNSVPHTLSQNEHIYAIIMAGGVGSRLWPLSRKKMPKQFLDFFGDGTMIAKTVARLQGIVKTENTLIITNKAGKTLAKKQLPHIPTRNIIVEPIGRNTAPCIALASAYIKKRDPDAIVCVLPADHLISDVKLFQQTLRAAVEIAAKTDALVTIGIKPDRPETGYGYIQANQEHTDLTTSIKVRFGISAHKVKTFAEKPDLETAKGFLASGDFLWNSGVFVWHINSILKEFERCLPQLYLDMQAIMQAIGTRKERKTIENFYSWVHPISIDYGIMEKAQSVYVLEGDFGWSDAGSWDEIFRYLSHEHIIDDSIVLNEAQNVLAIRPKGKSIAVVGIDDVFVIDTKDALLICKRGRSQEVKTVVDALKRRQLEEFM; encoded by the coding sequence ATGATAGGTCAGAATTCAGTTCCGCATACCCTATCCCAAAACGAACACATTTATGCCATCATTATGGCGGGCGGTGTGGGCTCACGGTTGTGGCCGCTTTCGCGCAAGAAGATGCCAAAACAGTTTTTAGATTTTTTCGGCGATGGCACGATGATTGCAAAAACGGTTGCGCGACTGCAGGGCATCGTGAAGACCGAAAACACTCTCATTATCACTAACAAAGCAGGCAAAACTTTAGCTAAAAAACAACTGCCACATATTCCAACGCGCAACATCATTGTCGAACCGATAGGTCGTAACACAGCGCCATGTATTGCACTGGCATCAGCTTACATTAAGAAACGCGACCCTGATGCAATTGTCTGTGTCTTGCCTGCCGACCACCTGATTTCCGATGTGAAACTCTTTCAGCAAACCTTGCGTGCGGCGGTTGAAATCGCAGCAAAGACCGATGCGCTCGTAACAATTGGCATCAAACCCGACCGACCAGAAACAGGCTATGGCTACATTCAAGCTAATCAAGAGCATACTGACCTGACTACCTCCATCAAAGTGCGCTTCGGTATTAGCGCGCATAAAGTCAAAACCTTTGCAGAAAAACCCGACCTTGAAACCGCAAAGGGCTTTCTAGCAAGCGGCGACTTTCTATGGAATAGCGGTGTCTTTGTCTGGCACATCAATAGCATTCTCAAAGAATTTGAGCGATGCTTGCCGCAGCTCTATTTGGATATGCAAGCGATTATGCAAGCCATCGGGACGCGTAAAGAACGCAAAACAATTGAAAATTTCTATAGCTGGGTACATCCAATTTCGATTGATTATGGCATCATGGAAAAAGCACAATCGGTCTATGTGCTGGAAGGAGATTTTGGCTGGTCAGATGCTGGTAGCTGGGACGAGATTTTCCGCTATCTCTCCCACGAGCATATTATAGATGACTCGATTGTGCTCAATGAAGCGCAGAATGTGCTTGCAATTCGCCCCAAAGGTAAAAGCATTGCAGTGGTCGGCATTGATGATGTGTTTGTGATTGATACCAAAGATGCACTGCTCATTTGCAAACGCGGTCGTTCGCAAGAAGTGAAAACGGTTGTTGATGCTCTGAAACGTCGCCAGCTCGAAGAGTTTATGTGA
- the murQ gene encoding N-acetylmuramic acid 6-phosphate etherase yields MSSPSRLFKELSKLLTEQQNPNTLHIDECSALEIAQLINEEDKKVPLAVERCLPEIAAAIELVATTFRHGGRLIYIGAGTSGRLGILDASECPPTFGVKPSQVQAIIAGGRRAVFRSVEGAEDDMDAAIEALKAINFSKHDVLCGISASKRTPFVIAALRYARSLRAKTIFLTSNPDVKEKATVVIRTLVGPEVIMGSTRMKAGTSHKMVLNMISTGAMILSGKTFGNLMVDLQQTNNKLRERTKRIFMLATGEDYPTAEHYLRAAKGNLKLALMMKLSGLNYAEAKAALEAADGFIKRALRHVGKL; encoded by the coding sequence ATGTCATCACCCAGTCGTCTTTTCAAAGAACTCTCTAAATTGCTCACAGAGCAGCAAAATCCAAATACACTTCACATTGATGAATGCTCTGCTTTGGAGATTGCACAGCTCATCAATGAGGAAGACAAAAAAGTGCCGCTGGCTGTCGAGCGCTGTTTGCCTGAGATTGCTGCAGCAATTGAACTTGTTGCGACTACCTTTCGTCATGGCGGTCGGCTTATTTACATCGGCGCTGGCACCTCAGGACGTTTAGGCATTTTAGATGCTTCAGAGTGTCCGCCTACTTTTGGCGTTAAGCCCAGCCAAGTGCAGGCTATTATTGCGGGCGGACGTCGTGCCGTATTTCGAAGTGTAGAAGGCGCCGAAGATGATATGGATGCTGCTATAGAGGCGCTTAAAGCCATCAATTTCTCTAAACACGATGTGCTATGCGGCATCAGTGCCAGTAAGCGCACGCCGTTTGTCATTGCTGCTCTGCGCTATGCGCGCTCGCTGCGTGCTAAGACTATCTTCCTTACTTCGAATCCTGATGTCAAAGAAAAAGCGACTGTGGTGATTCGCACGCTGGTGGGACCCGAAGTTATCATGGGCTCGACGCGCATGAAAGCTGGCACGTCGCACAAAATGGTTTTGAATATGATTTCGACCGGGGCGATGATTCTTTCAGGAAAAACCTTTGGGAATTTGATGGTGGATTTGCAGCAAACCAATAACAAACTGCGTGAGCGCACCAAGCGTATTTTCATGCTGGCAACAGGTGAAGATTACCCAACGGCAGAACACTACTTGCGCGCTGCTAAAGGGAACTTGAAACTTGCTCTGATGATGAAACTCTCTGGACTCAACTATGCTGAGGCTAAAGCTGCCTTAGAGGCAGCCGATGGTTTTATCAAACGTGCGCTGCGTCATGTTGGTAAATTGTGA
- a CDS encoding cell division protein FtsZ, whose amino-acid sequence MPFEFDRSQSLVGASIKIVGIGGCGGNAVNNMIERGITGVEFITFNTDQQALNNSLAQRFQIGKATTKGLGAGFNPEIGKKAAEEDREQISELLRGTDMLFITAGMGKGTGTGAAPVIAGIAKNLGILTIGIVTKPFEYEGRRTMETAERGIEELRKQVDTLIVVQNEKILSFANGDLGIKEAYNLANDVLYRAAKGISEIITKHGHVNVDFADVRNIMSDAGDAVMGSATASGENRALKAAMEAISSPLLDGVSIKGSSRVLVNLTGDIKIRDAQEAMNYIYEQAGSDATIIHGIVEDDAVPGEINVTVIATGFNKKKPSTAAEQLRVVRREDLAKSVNPNVESKLSRMNTEMYERPEKRDDTPTFIRLGMTSPEPLENAKSNEAESHPEKPNLTPEQDRIRKTNSDTPAFLRKIMD is encoded by the coding sequence ATGCCATTTGAGTTCGATAGGTCTCAATCACTGGTTGGGGCAAGCATCAAAATTGTTGGCATTGGCGGCTGCGGTGGTAATGCGGTCAATAATATGATTGAGCGCGGCATCACTGGCGTCGAGTTTATCACATTCAATACAGACCAGCAAGCCCTGAACAATTCTTTAGCACAGCGCTTTCAGATTGGTAAAGCGACGACCAAAGGACTTGGTGCAGGGTTCAATCCGGAAATTGGTAAGAAAGCCGCTGAAGAAGACCGAGAGCAGATTTCCGAGCTTCTGCGCGGCACCGATATGCTGTTCATTACCGCAGGAATGGGCAAAGGCACAGGCACAGGTGCAGCGCCTGTCATCGCAGGGATTGCAAAGAATTTGGGCATCCTGACCATTGGCATCGTAACAAAACCGTTTGAATACGAAGGCAGACGCACAATGGAAACCGCAGAACGCGGTATTGAAGAACTGCGCAAACAAGTCGATACGCTCATTGTCGTACAAAATGAAAAGATTCTAAGTTTTGCCAATGGCGATTTAGGCATCAAAGAAGCCTACAATCTGGCTAACGATGTGCTCTACCGTGCAGCAAAAGGCATTTCAGAAATCATTACCAAGCATGGTCATGTCAATGTCGACTTTGCGGATGTGCGCAATATTATGTCGGATGCAGGCGATGCTGTGATGGGCTCTGCAACTGCCTCAGGTGAGAATCGTGCACTCAAAGCCGCAATGGAAGCTATCTCAAGCCCATTGCTCGATGGTGTTTCTATCAAGGGCTCATCGCGTGTGCTGGTCAATCTGACAGGCGATATCAAAATCCGCGATGCGCAAGAAGCCATGAACTACATCTACGAGCAAGCTGGCAGTGATGCCACGATCATTCATGGCATTGTTGAAGATGACGCCGTGCCCGGTGAAATCAACGTCACAGTAATTGCAACCGGGTTCAACAAGAAAAAACCTTCAACCGCCGCTGAGCAACTGCGCGTCGTGCGCCGAGAAGATTTAGCGAAGTCTGTCAATCCTAATGTCGAAAGCAAACTCAGCCGAATGAATACCGAAATGTATGAAAGGCCAGAAAAGCGCGATGATACACCTACCTTCATTCGTTTGGGCATGACTTCACCTGAGCCGCTTGAAAATGCTAAGTCCAATGAGGCAGAGTCGCACCCTGAAAAGCCTAATCTGACGCCAGAGCAAGACCGCATCCGAAAAACAAACTCGGATACACCTGCTTTTCTGCGGAAAATTATGGACTAA